A single Deltaproteobacteria bacterium CG11_big_fil_rev_8_21_14_0_20_42_23 DNA region contains:
- a CDS encoding methyltransferase yields MFSILNPDIEKYLHTFSVNNHTEVLRAMERLAAERQFPIVGPSCGKLLLLLARLMNAKRVFEFGSGFGYSAYWFAEAVGENGKVVCTDTDEKNKAQAETFLTEAHLWNRIEYHIGKAQDIFSQSNDTFDIIYNDADKGSYPEIFAMTCKRLSRGGLYIADNALWHGNVVAEKVIENKHPGWNEAIKKHNQMIYDHSDFDVTLLPLRDGIIVARKK; encoded by the coding sequence ATGTTTTCCATTCTTAATCCCGATATCGAAAAGTATCTTCACACTTTTTCTGTGAACAATCACACTGAGGTTTTGCGAGCGATGGAACGTTTGGCAGCGGAGCGTCAGTTTCCCATTGTTGGTCCTTCGTGTGGAAAACTGCTTTTGCTTCTTGCTCGTCTTATGAATGCCAAGCGTGTGTTTGAATTTGGGTCTGGCTTTGGATATTCAGCCTATTGGTTTGCAGAAGCTGTTGGTGAAAACGGAAAAGTAGTGTGCACCGACACCGACGAAAAGAACAAGGCGCAAGCGGAAACATTTTTAACCGAAGCACATCTTTGGAATCGCATCGAGTATCATATTGGAAAAGCGCAAGATATTTTTTCTCAAAGCAATGACACGTTTGATATCATCTACAACGATGCCGACAAAGGTTCCTATCCCGAAATTTTTGCAATGACTTGCAAGCGGCTTTCCCGCGGTGGGCTTTACATTGCCGACAATGCGCTGTGGCATGGAAATGTTGTTGCTGAAAAGGTAATTGAAAACAAACATCCTGGTTGGAATGAAGCCATCAAAAAACATAACCAAATGATTTATGATCATTCAGATTTTGATGTAACTCTTCTTCCCCTTCGTGACGGAATAATTGTGGCGCGAAAAAAATAA
- the queG gene encoding tRNA epoxyqueuosine(34) reductase QueG yields MQKAKLREEAKQFGFDLLCVAPAKQFKEHLTLKSWIDKGFHGSMTWLEKNVEKRLDPLKVMPEAKSVIVCATNYNTAKPYSTEHSPLANEDRVWISRYAWGDDYHEVLKKRFLAFCEQLHQQFPDDIFRAYTDTGPLTERVFAQHSGLGWVGKNTCIIHPKLGSFLFLTAIITSLELEPDEVMSDHCGKCTRCIDACPTQALKPYELDARKCISYLTIEHKDKIDAELEEKMGKHLFGCDICQDVCPWNQKSQRTEDVHFQAREHFFAPTLKEFKHLVETQYPQAFKNSPLKRAKKEGLLKSLARIEKLKKEK; encoded by the coding sequence ATGCAAAAGGCGAAGCTTCGAGAAGAGGCAAAACAATTCGGTTTTGATTTATTGTGCGTCGCACCAGCCAAACAATTTAAAGAACACCTCACCCTTAAAAGCTGGATTGACAAGGGTTTCCACGGAAGCATGACGTGGCTGGAAAAAAATGTGGAGAAACGCCTCGACCCCCTCAAGGTAATGCCGGAAGCAAAATCCGTAATCGTGTGCGCTACAAATTACAATACCGCAAAACCTTACTCCACTGAACACTCGCCACTTGCAAACGAAGACAGGGTATGGATTTCCCGTTATGCGTGGGGAGACGATTATCATGAAGTCTTAAAAAAACGCTTTCTCGCTTTCTGCGAACAGCTTCACCAACAATTTCCTGATGACATTTTTCGCGCCTATACCGACACCGGACCGCTCACAGAGCGAGTGTTTGCGCAGCATTCCGGCTTGGGTTGGGTTGGAAAAAACACATGCATCATTCATCCAAAGCTTGGCTCATTTTTATTTCTCACTGCTATCATTACTTCACTTGAACTTGAACCTGATGAAGTGATGAGTGATCACTGCGGAAAATGCACGCGTTGCATTGACGCGTGTCCAACACAAGCTCTCAAACCATATGAGTTGGATGCCAGAAAATGCATTTCGTATCTGACGATAGAACACAAAGATAAAATTGATGCAGAACTAGAAGAAAAAATGGGAAAGCATCTTTTTGGCTGCGATATTTGCCAAGATGTGTGTCCGTGGAATCAAAAATCACAACGAACCGAAGATGTACACTTTCAAGCGCGTGAACATTTTTTCGCGCCAACGCTAAAAGAATTTAAACACCTTGTGGAAACTCAGTATCCACAAGCCTTTAAAAACTCCCCACTCAAACGCGCAAAAAAAGAGGGTTTGCTGAAGAGCCTGGCAAGAATTGAAAAGTTGAAAAAAGAAAAATAA
- a CDS encoding superoxide dismutase, with the protein MHTLPQLPYEFSALEPHVDAKTMEIHHGKHHNAYVTNLNAALEQAGGAVADMDIQALCLNLDKVPEAQRTAVRNNGGGHYNHSLFWQVMAPNAGGEPTGDLLDAIKKEFGSFESFQEQFSKAAATRFGSGWAWLSWCKNQKKLFVCSTANQDNTLMEGAAPHKGIPLLGLDVWEHAYYLNYQNRRPDYVKAWWNVVNWKQVDQNWKAACGC; encoded by the coding sequence ATGCACACATTACCTCAACTACCGTATGAGTTTTCGGCTTTGGAACCGCATGTGGATGCCAAGACGATGGAAATTCACCATGGCAAGCACCACAACGCGTATGTTACCAATCTCAATGCAGCACTTGAGCAAGCTGGTGGAGCAGTTGCTGATATGGATATCCAGGCGCTTTGCCTTAATTTAGACAAAGTGCCAGAAGCGCAACGAACAGCTGTTCGCAACAATGGTGGTGGCCACTATAACCACAGTCTCTTTTGGCAAGTGATGGCGCCAAACGCAGGTGGAGAGCCAACTGGCGACTTGCTTGATGCCATCAAAAAAGAATTCGGTTCTTTCGAATCGTTTCAAGAGCAGTTTTCAAAGGCAGCAGCAACTCGTTTTGGATCTGGCTGGGCGTGGCTTTCTTGGTGCAAAAATCAGAAAAAATTGTTTGTGTGCTCTACCGCAAATCAGGACAATACGCTTATGGAAGGAGCAGCACCTCATAAAGGTATTCCGCTTCTTGGGCTTGATGTCTGGGAGCATGCCTATTACCTCAACTACCAAAACCGCAGACCAGATTATGTGAAGGCTTGGTGGAATGTGGTGAACTGGAAGCAAGTAGATCAAAACTGGAAAGCCGCTTGCGGTTGCTAA
- the ispH gene encoding 4-hydroxy-3-methylbut-2-enyl diphosphate reductase, which translates to MKKKLDYRGRISLEVTDLLSEVRKIMEVIIAHAAGTCFGVQAAINVAEEKRKPILGPLVHNPKIVGDLAREGIPIYDRYSDIAGLKEEGLTDVVITAHGYPKELKEELTKHGITYHDATCPVLLKWVYKKIETFDHQGADIVIIGNPEHAEIIASRTYASKPLHAVYTEAQIDALPNDLQNVVVICQTTITKEKFDSLVEYLRRTKYPNLKAVDTRCKPVKNQQGAVESLAQWVDAMLIVGGYDSSNTTNLAKISQQYLPEKTYHIDSPDLIKAEWFENVEHLGLGAGTSTPQSQIQDVLQRIVELSPTSVELRQTTKEGDVVGMDVAVETETM; encoded by the coding sequence ATGAAAAAAAAGCTGGATTATCGAGGAAGAATCAGCCTAGAAGTGACGGACTTATTATCTGAAGTGAGGAAAATTATGGAAGTGATTATCGCACATGCAGCAGGAACGTGTTTTGGAGTTCAAGCTGCCATCAATGTAGCCGAAGAAAAACGAAAGCCTATTTTGGGGCCGCTTGTGCATAATCCCAAAATTGTGGGCGATCTTGCCAGAGAAGGTATTCCCATTTACGACCGCTACTCTGATATTGCAGGCCTTAAAGAAGAAGGGCTCACCGATGTGGTGATCACCGCGCATGGTTATCCCAAAGAACTAAAAGAAGAATTAACAAAACATGGGATTACTTACCATGATGCCACCTGTCCTGTGTTGCTGAAATGGGTGTACAAAAAAATTGAAACCTTTGATCATCAAGGCGCAGACATTGTCATTATTGGAAATCCCGAGCATGCCGAAATTATCGCCAGCAGAACTTACGCTTCAAAACCGTTGCATGCCGTTTATACCGAAGCCCAAATTGATGCACTTCCCAATGACTTGCAAAATGTAGTGGTGATTTGCCAAACCACAATTACGAAAGAAAAATTTGATTCTCTCGTGGAATATCTTCGCCGTACCAAATATCCAAACCTCAAAGCAGTTGATACCAGATGCAAGCCCGTAAAAAACCAGCAAGGCGCAGTGGAATCGCTTGCACAGTGGGTGGATGCCATGTTGATCGTTGGTGGTTATGATTCTTCAAACACTACAAACCTCGCAAAAATTTCTCAGCAATATTTACCAGAAAAAACGTATCACATTGATTCGCCAGATTTAATAAAAGCTGAATGGTTCGAAAACGTAGAACACTTGGGCCTTGGCGCTGGAACCTCTACGCCGCAATCGCAAATTCAAGATGTTCTTCAGCGCATTGTGGAACTTTCGCCAACTTCAGTTGAACTTCGTCAGACCACAAAAGAAGGCGATGTCGTGGGAATGGATGTGGCGGTTGAAACCGAAACTATGTAG
- a CDS encoding ferredoxin: MAKLKTEEKSLELPDGAEIRETARELGVPFGCESGLCATCEVEVLEGYENLEEPNEKEKLMGCEKPCRLACQTKIKSGEVKIKF, encoded by the coding sequence ATGGCGAAATTAAAAACCGAAGAGAAAAGTTTAGAGCTTCCCGATGGAGCCGAAATCCGCGAAACCGCACGAGAGTTGGGCGTGCCGTTTGGCTGTGAATCTGGTTTGTGCGCAACGTGTGAAGTAGAAGTGCTTGAAGGATATGAAAATCTTGAAGAGCCAAACGAAAAAGAAAAGTTGATGGGCTGCGAAAAACCATGTCGATTAGCATGCCAAACAAAAATTAAATCAGGCGAAGTAAAAATTAAATTTTAA
- a CDS encoding chromosome partitioning protein, whose amino-acid sequence MISASGVSEPISIRGSVQKRNLIPSAKKVLAVASGKGGVGKSSLAVNLAVALGKQGKKVGLLDADIYGPSVTHMMGLAGVGLTVGENDKMNPVVQFGIKTISVGNLVPAEQAMIWRGPMVHQLLQQLMSDVNWGELDVLVLDLPPGTGDVHLTMIQTLQVDGVLLVTTPQSIAVNDVRKCVDMFRKVNIPLIGVVENLAYFECEHGSKYYPFGKEGGRRLAEEFNIPFFGELALMSEIMEGAEAGKPYALRDGVNPFATLSEKIIESLNL is encoded by the coding sequence ATGATATCAGCTTCAGGCGTTTCAGAACCCATTTCAATTCGCGGTTCAGTTCAAAAACGAAATCTTATTCCCAGCGCAAAAAAAGTGCTGGCGGTTGCAAGTGGAAAGGGCGGCGTTGGAAAATCTTCGCTCGCAGTAAATCTTGCCGTGGCTCTTGGCAAACAAGGGAAAAAAGTGGGTTTGCTGGACGCCGATATTTACGGTCCATCGGTAACGCACATGATGGGGTTGGCAGGTGTTGGTTTAACCGTGGGAGAAAATGATAAAATGAATCCCGTTGTTCAGTTTGGGATAAAAACTATTTCGGTGGGCAATTTAGTTCCTGCAGAACAGGCGATGATTTGGCGCGGACCTATGGTGCATCAGCTTTTGCAGCAACTGATGTCGGATGTAAATTGGGGTGAGCTTGATGTGCTGGTGCTTGATCTTCCTCCAGGAACGGGCGATGTGCATCTCACGATGATCCAAACCTTGCAGGTTGATGGTGTGCTGTTGGTCACAACACCGCAATCAATCGCTGTGAATGATGTTCGAAAATGTGTCGACATGTTTCGCAAAGTAAATATTCCACTCATTGGAGTTGTGGAAAATTTGGCTTACTTTGAATGCGAGCATGGAAGCAAATATTATCCGTTTGGTAAAGAAGGTGGAAGGCGTTTGGCAGAAGAATTTAATATTCCTTTTTTTGGCGAGCTTGCACTCATGTCAGAAATTATGGAAGGCGCTGAAGCCGGAAAACCATATGCGTTGCGGGATGGAGTGAATCCATTTGCAACGCTTTCAGAAAAAATAATTGAATCACTTAACCTTTAA